One region of Sulfuriroseicoccus oceanibius genomic DNA includes:
- a CDS encoding LON peptidase substrate-binding domain-containing protein: MIDHKPKTLPAIILPECVLLPHCGLPLHIHEERYRAMIKDALQSHRMMCVATKAPDHDLTPNANEIEAIGTAGVIRACVGQSDGSSNLMLQGVGRVHFDHWHLENDAPYPLADLTWIDEDQSKSPRRADALRNEVINILNDRLCQEESDARQLLDHLQSTNDPGQVADLVAYHILGDDTQLMRSVLEATDHSDRLELVCARLHTFH, from the coding sequence ATGATCGACCACAAGCCCAAAACCCTGCCGGCAATCATCCTGCCGGAGTGCGTATTACTCCCCCACTGCGGTCTCCCCCTCCACATCCACGAAGAACGCTACCGTGCGATGATCAAGGACGCCTTGCAGTCCCACCGCATGATGTGCGTCGCCACCAAGGCTCCCGATCACGACCTCACCCCGAACGCCAACGAAATCGAAGCCATCGGCACCGCCGGAGTCATCCGCGCCTGCGTCGGCCAAAGCGACGGATCATCCAATCTCATGCTCCAAGGCGTCGGCCGCGTCCATTTCGACCACTGGCACCTGGAGAACGACGCCCCATACCCACTCGCCGACCTCACCTGGATCGACGAAGACCAATCAAAGTCACCACGCCGAGCCGACGCCCTGCGCAACGAGGTGATCAATATCCTCAACGACCGCCTGTGCCAGGAGGAAAGCGACGCACGGCAACTGCTCGATCACCTCCAATCCACCAACGATCCCGGCCAGGTCGCCGACCTCGTCGCCTACCACATCCTGGGCGACGACACACAGCTCATGCGCAGCGTCCTCGAAGCAACAGACCACAGCGACCGCTTGGAGCTCGTCTGCGCACGGCTTCACACGTTCCACTGA
- the rpsO gene encoding 30S ribosomal protein S15 — MSEAKTINIDDFRQHESDTGSSHVQIARLTERILHLTAHMGSNRKDFSSRRGLLKLVARRRKLLDYVKRENEEQYKELIQKLGLRK; from the coding sequence ATGAGCGAAGCAAAGACCATCAACATCGACGACTTCCGTCAGCACGAGTCCGACACCGGAAGCTCCCACGTTCAGATCGCCCGTCTTACCGAGCGTATCCTTCACCTGACCGCCCACATGGGCAGCAACCGCAAGGACTTCTCGTCCCGCCGCGGTCTCCTCAAACTCGTTGCGCGCCGCCGCAAGCTTCTCGACTACGTGAAGCGCGAAAATGAAGAGCAGTACAAGGAACTGATCCAAAAGCTTGGTCTGCGTAAGTAA